The DNA window CCTAACACCAACTACGATAACCGCCGATAAAAAACTAATCGAAATAGTCCTTAGCAACCTAATCTCAAACGCATTAAAATACTCTAAAAAAGAAATCACCATAAACTTAAACGAAAAATATTTGGAAGTTATAGATAAAGGTTTGGGAATAGACAAACAAAACATAGAAATGATAAAACAAAAATTTTTTAGAATCGCCAAAAACGATTGGGACAACTCTTTAGGACTCGGTCTTGCTATAGTAGAACATATCCTAAAACTACACCACACTCATTTGGAAATAGAAAGCGAAAAAGGAAAAGGAAGCAAGTTTTATTTCGACATTACTTCATTAAAAGATAAGGAACACCCACAACAATAGCTGTTAATACCAAAAGACCGATAAATATTCCTCCCATAAAAAGCCAAAAGTTAAAAGGTTTTTCTTTATTGTTTTGATTTTCACTCATTACATAACTCCTTTACGTTTCTAAAAGAAGCCTTAAGATATGTCGTATCCTCAGGCGTACATACTATAATATCATCATCATGAGTTACGGCATTAAAAACATCAC is part of the Caminibacter pacificus genome and encodes:
- a CDS encoding tRNA uridine 5-carboxymethylaminomethyl modification protein, whose product is MSENQNNKEKPFNFWLFMGGIFIGLLVLTAIVVGVPYLLMK